The following proteins are encoded in a genomic region of Glycine soja cultivar W05 chromosome 17, ASM419377v2, whole genome shotgun sequence:
- the LOC114392923 gene encoding heavy metal-associated isoprenylated plant protein 36-like — protein sequence MDAKSAEAVVPSEPLKYQTWLLKVSIHCEGCRRKVKKVLQSIDGVFTTTVDPQQQKVTVTGSVGVETLIRKLVKAGKHAEIWPENLAATGKGKSSCKDKMQRQNNNNNKEQGEPESVENNSTTVNAEPNSRNTSKKKGIEKNAEKRNNGGNKSTGSSKSVGVAGESEAAEPENKGGQREGGSGKKKKKKGQSGGERAACGDAPAHTGSEVQCSGQVNLSHTRQQSYMYPESYCYPPQPQVYLATTQNNNNRLCPSYYVSPLPYMCAGFDHDPPYRFQSPPFEIFSDENANACSIM from the exons ATGGATGCAAAGTCTGCTGAAGCTGTTGTTCCCTCAGAACCGTTGAAGTATCAG ACATGGTTGTTGAAAGTTTCGATCCACTGTGAAGGTTGCAGGAGGAAAGTTAAGAAGGTTCTGCAGAGCATTGATG GTGTTTTTACCACAACGGTTGACCCGCAACAGCAGAAAGTAACCGTCACTGGAAGCGTTGGAGTTGAGACGCTGATAAGGAAACTGGTCAAAGCTGGAAAACACGCCGAGATTTGGCCGGAGAATCTCGCTGCCACCGGAAAGGGAAAGAGCTCCTGCAAAGACAAGATGCAGCGgcagaacaacaacaacaacaaagaacaaGGAGAACCAGAAAGCGTGGAAAACAACTCTACTACAGTAAATGCAGAACCCAACAGTAGAAACACGAGCAAAAAAAAgggaattgaaaaaaatgctGAAAAGCGCAACAACGGCGGAAACAAGAGCACCGGAAGCTCAAAGTCCGTCGGCGTAGCCGGAGAAAGTGAGGCAGCGGAACCGGAGAACAAGGGTGGTCAACGTGAAGGAGGTTctgggaagaaaaagaaaaagaaaggtcaAAGTGGGGGTGAGAGAGCAGCATGTGGTGATGCACCTGCACACACTGGATCGGAGGTGCAGTGTTCTGGGCAGGTGAATCTGAGCCATACACGTCAGCAATCATACATGTATCCAGAAAGTTACTGTTATCCCCCACAGCCACAGGTGTATCTTGCAACAACccagaacaacaacaacaggtTATGTCCTTCTTACTATGTTTCACCATTGCCCTACATGTGTGCAGGCTTCGACCATGACCCTCCTTATCGCTTTCAATCTCCACCCTTCGAGATCTTCAGTGACGAGAATGCCAACGCTTGTTCTATTATGTGA
- the LOC114393924 gene encoding probable protein phosphatase 2C 40 isoform X1 has translation MRPASSCRLQVNMLNSEGELKISFGYKCNRDRGIPCEVVSGCKILPGVCRTSSFSCLSGAALSANATLANTNICNGKIGEEILPSWDSPTSFRKVTSSPSLSKLDILSSSPPNSLSYLSCSPSTVSDILEYDSCTLKSMSDPSRSEGFLNAKEVQVAGGAAGEDRVQAVCSEENGWLFCAIYDGFNGRDAADFLAGTLYETIISYFNKLIWELEPGSIKAYDKGCLGGSLQYKLDDSLIYHENQSLSRFKGINNSNHGCFAKCNPSTKSEVSCDSFSHGVLDILQRAISQAENDFLYMVEQEMEERPDLVSIGSCVLLVLLHGNDLYTLNLGDSRAVLATCGTADRMDKSERLKAIQLTDNHTVDNKVERARLLADHPDDPKIVIAGKVKGKLKVTRAFGVGYLKKKSLNDALMGILRVHDLKSPPYISTNPSLNVHRISNSDQFVIVGSDGLFDFFSNDEAVKLVESYILNNPFGDPAKFLIEQLVARAADSAGLSMEELMNIPAGRRRKYHDDVTVIVIMLGMNQRTSKASTCI, from the exons ATGCGTCCTGCATCCTCTTGTCGTCTCCA GGTAAACATGCTTAATTCTGAAGGAGAACTTAAAATAAGTTTTGGCTATAAATGCAATAGAGATAGAGGTATTCCTTGTGAAGTTGTCAGTGGCTGCAAAATCCTTCCTGGAGTATGTAGAACAAGCAGTTTCTCCTGCTTGTCAGGTGCAGCCTTAAGTGCAAATGCTACATTAGCAAACACAAACATCTGCAATGGTAAGATAGGAGAAGAAATCCTTCCAAGTTGGGACTCTCCTACTTCATTTCGAAAGGTAACCTCTTCGCCAAGTCTTTCAAAGTTGGACATACTATCATCCTCCCCCCCGAATAGTTTGTCTTACCTTAGCTGCAGTCCTTCTACTGTAAGTGATATCCTTGAATATGACTCTTGCACATTAAAATCCATGAGTGATCCTTCCAGAAGTGAAGGTTTTCTTAATGCTAAGGAAGTTCAGGTAGCAGGAGGAGCTGCTGGTGAAGATAGAGTTCAAGCAGTTTGTTCTGAAGAAAATGGGTGGCTATTCTGTGCAATATATGACGGCTTTAATGGAAGAGATGCAGCTGACTTTCTGGCTGGTACCCTGTATGAAACCATCATATCTtactttaataagttaatttggGAATTGGAGCCGGGTTCCATCAAAGCTTATGATAAAGGATGCTTGGGTGGATCCCTGCAATATAAGTTGGATGATAGTCTTATTTATCACGAGAATCAATCTCTGTCGAGATTTAAGGGAATAAACAATTCTAATCATGGTTGTTTTGCAAAGTGTAATCCTTCTACTAAGTCAGAAGTATCATGTGATTCATTTTCACATGGGGTACTTGATATCCTTCAACGTGCCATTAGTCAGGCTGAGAATGATTTCTTGTACATGGTTGAGCAGGAAATGGAGGAACGTCCTGATTTAGTTTCTATTGGATCTTGTGTTTTACTTGTGCTTCTTCACGGTAATGATTTGTATACACTTAATCTAGGTGACAGCAGAGCAGTATTGGCAACATGCGGTACAGCTGATCGgatggataagagtgagagacTCAAGGCTATACAGCTTACAGATAATCATACTGTTGATAATAAAGTTGAAAGAGCTAGACTTCTGGCTGATCATCCTGATGATCCCAAGATTGTTATAGCAGGAAAGGTGAAAGGTAAATTGAAGGTTACTCGCGCTTTTGGAGTTGGCTACTTGAAAAAG AAAAGTCTGAATGATGCTTTGATGGGAATCCTTCGAGTTCACGATCTTAAAAGCCCACCATACATATCCACTAACCCATCATTGAATGTCCATAGAATCTCAAATTCCGATCAATTTGTTATAGTAGGGAGTGATGGTTTATTTGACTTCTTCAGCAATGATGAGGCAGTAAAGCTTGTGGAGTCTTATATCTTGAACAATCCTTTTGGTGATCCAGCAAAGTTTCTCATAGAACAGCTTGTAGCTAGAGCAGCTGATTCTGCCG GTCTGAGCATGGAAGAGTTGATGAATATTCCAGCTGGAAGGAGAAGGAAGTACCATGACGACGTGACCGTAATTGTAATCATGCTAGGGATGAATCAGAGGACTTCAAAGGCATCAACTTGCATTTAA
- the LOC114393924 gene encoding probable protein phosphatase 2C 40 isoform X2 → MLNSEGELKISFGYKCNRDRGIPCEVVSGCKILPGVCRTSSFSCLSGAALSANATLANTNICNGKIGEEILPSWDSPTSFRKVTSSPSLSKLDILSSSPPNSLSYLSCSPSTVSDILEYDSCTLKSMSDPSRSEGFLNAKEVQVAGGAAGEDRVQAVCSEENGWLFCAIYDGFNGRDAADFLAGTLYETIISYFNKLIWELEPGSIKAYDKGCLGGSLQYKLDDSLIYHENQSLSRFKGINNSNHGCFAKCNPSTKSEVSCDSFSHGVLDILQRAISQAENDFLYMVEQEMEERPDLVSIGSCVLLVLLHGNDLYTLNLGDSRAVLATCGTADRMDKSERLKAIQLTDNHTVDNKVERARLLADHPDDPKIVIAGKVKGKLKVTRAFGVGYLKKKSLNDALMGILRVHDLKSPPYISTNPSLNVHRISNSDQFVIVGSDGLFDFFSNDEAVKLVESYILNNPFGDPAKFLIEQLVARAADSAGLSMEELMNIPAGRRRKYHDDVTVIVIMLGMNQRTSKASTCI, encoded by the exons ATGCTTAATTCTGAAGGAGAACTTAAAATAAGTTTTGGCTATAAATGCAATAGAGATAGAGGTATTCCTTGTGAAGTTGTCAGTGGCTGCAAAATCCTTCCTGGAGTATGTAGAACAAGCAGTTTCTCCTGCTTGTCAGGTGCAGCCTTAAGTGCAAATGCTACATTAGCAAACACAAACATCTGCAATGGTAAGATAGGAGAAGAAATCCTTCCAAGTTGGGACTCTCCTACTTCATTTCGAAAGGTAACCTCTTCGCCAAGTCTTTCAAAGTTGGACATACTATCATCCTCCCCCCCGAATAGTTTGTCTTACCTTAGCTGCAGTCCTTCTACTGTAAGTGATATCCTTGAATATGACTCTTGCACATTAAAATCCATGAGTGATCCTTCCAGAAGTGAAGGTTTTCTTAATGCTAAGGAAGTTCAGGTAGCAGGAGGAGCTGCTGGTGAAGATAGAGTTCAAGCAGTTTGTTCTGAAGAAAATGGGTGGCTATTCTGTGCAATATATGACGGCTTTAATGGAAGAGATGCAGCTGACTTTCTGGCTGGTACCCTGTATGAAACCATCATATCTtactttaataagttaatttggGAATTGGAGCCGGGTTCCATCAAAGCTTATGATAAAGGATGCTTGGGTGGATCCCTGCAATATAAGTTGGATGATAGTCTTATTTATCACGAGAATCAATCTCTGTCGAGATTTAAGGGAATAAACAATTCTAATCATGGTTGTTTTGCAAAGTGTAATCCTTCTACTAAGTCAGAAGTATCATGTGATTCATTTTCACATGGGGTACTTGATATCCTTCAACGTGCCATTAGTCAGGCTGAGAATGATTTCTTGTACATGGTTGAGCAGGAAATGGAGGAACGTCCTGATTTAGTTTCTATTGGATCTTGTGTTTTACTTGTGCTTCTTCACGGTAATGATTTGTATACACTTAATCTAGGTGACAGCAGAGCAGTATTGGCAACATGCGGTACAGCTGATCGgatggataagagtgagagacTCAAGGCTATACAGCTTACAGATAATCATACTGTTGATAATAAAGTTGAAAGAGCTAGACTTCTGGCTGATCATCCTGATGATCCCAAGATTGTTATAGCAGGAAAGGTGAAAGGTAAATTGAAGGTTACTCGCGCTTTTGGAGTTGGCTACTTGAAAAAG AAAAGTCTGAATGATGCTTTGATGGGAATCCTTCGAGTTCACGATCTTAAAAGCCCACCATACATATCCACTAACCCATCATTGAATGTCCATAGAATCTCAAATTCCGATCAATTTGTTATAGTAGGGAGTGATGGTTTATTTGACTTCTTCAGCAATGATGAGGCAGTAAAGCTTGTGGAGTCTTATATCTTGAACAATCCTTTTGGTGATCCAGCAAAGTTTCTCATAGAACAGCTTGTAGCTAGAGCAGCTGATTCTGCCG GTCTGAGCATGGAAGAGTTGATGAATATTCCAGCTGGAAGGAGAAGGAAGTACCATGACGACGTGACCGTAATTGTAATCATGCTAGGGATGAATCAGAGGACTTCAAAGGCATCAACTTGCATTTAA
- the LOC114392443 gene encoding putative F-box protein At1g67623: protein MGDLRVKKKKGSNKKKHGSVSVTAIKFLPKELQVEIFAKVATRSVFDHCMIKLCCKEFLRAAEDNYVYRHASMENFALVPLPWFKGNNKEFPFLKRCRESGNSEILYREGMVQYFTSSMMELGLKNLKEAALEGHHDAKYVYCMLLMCGEDELGERKQGFDLFCSLKASSTSLIRCRKRVKSFVQNIWVNNNPAIKDHKSSSFCCSGTCDS from the coding sequence ATGGGTGATTTAAgagttaagaaaaagaaaggaagcaaCAAGAAGAAGCATGGGTCTGTGTCTGTCACCGCCATCAAATTTCTTCCTAAGGAGTTGCAAGTGGAGATTTTTGCCAAGGTGGCCACTCGCTCCGTATTTGACCACTGCATGATTAAACTATGTTGCAAAGAATTTCTTCGCGCAGCGGAGGATAATTACGTGTACCGTCACGCCTCCATGGAGAATTTTGCGTTGGTGCCGCTACCATGGTTCAAAGGCAATAATAAAGAATTCCCGTTTCTGAAACGTTGCAGGGAGAGCGGTAACTCGGAGATTTTGTACCGTGAAGGAATGGTTCAATATTTCACTTCTTCAATGATGGAATTGGGTCTCAAGAATTTGAAAGAGGCGGCGCTGGAGGGTCACCATGATGCCAAATATGTTTATTGCATGCTTTTGATGTGCGGTGAAGATGAATTAGGAGAAAGAAAGCAAGgttttgatctcttttgttccttGAAAGCGTCGTCCACGTCTCTTATTAGATGCAGAAAAAGGGTTAAATCTTTTGTCCAAAATATCTGGGTCAATAATAACCCTGCGATTAAAGATCACAAGTCATCATCTTTCTGCTGTTCTGGCACGTGTGATAGTTAG
- the LOC114393471 gene encoding F-box protein At2g35280-like, giving the protein MAAVKTNWLAGLGVKKRRNEKQHKHDGSFTTVKALPKDMLVEIFAKVATRSIFDLCMVKQCCREFLHAAEDDYVYRHASMENYALVPLQWLKESSFLKRCKESGNSEFAYREGMVQYFTYSRVELGLKNLKEAALEGDHDEAKYVYCMLLMCGEDELGQRKQGSDLLCSLKASSTSLVRCRKRVKSFVGTMWLNNKPVVPNRKSCFCGSDTSDSERLKKLSRSLRWSSFDANVALLIMNLVCFATCLES; this is encoded by the exons ATGGCGGCAGTGAAGACTAATTGGT TGGCTGGTTTAGGagtcaagaaaagaagaaatgaaaagcaGCATAAACACGATGGGTCTTTCACCACCGTAAAAGCTCTTCCAAAGGATATGCTGGTAGAGATTTTTGCCAAGGTGGCCACTCGCTCCATCTTCGACCTCTGCATGGTTAAACAATGCTGCAGAGAATTTCTTCACGCTGCGGAGGACGATTACGTGTACCGTCATGCCTCCATGGAGAATTATGCGTTGGTGCCACTGCAATGGTTGAAAGAATCATCATTTCTTAAACGTTGCAAGGAGAGTGGTAACTCGGAATTTGCGTATCGTGAAGGAATGGTTCAATACTTTACTTATTCAAGGGTAGAATTGGGTCTCAAGAATTTGAAAGAGGCAGCGCTGGAGGGTGATCACGATGAAGCCAAATATGTTTATTGCATGCTTTTGATGTGTGGTGAAGATGAATTAGGACAAAGAAAGCAAGGTTCTGATCTCTTATGTTCCTTGAAAGCGTCGTCCACGTCTCTTGTGAGATGCAGAAAGAGGGTAAAATCTTTTGTTGGAACCATGTGGCTGAATAATAAGCCTGTGGTTCCAAATCGCAAGTCATGTTTCTGCGGTTCTGACACGTCCGATAGTGAGAGATTGAAGAAGCTTTCAAGAAGCTTAAGATGGTCGTCTTTTGATGCCAACGTTGCGCTGCTGATCATGAACTTGGTTTGTTTTGCAACATGTTTGGAGTCTTAA
- the LOC114392531 gene encoding protein RALF-like 33 — MGSSTTFCAFFLVCTILSVHVAQSSSSTLDLDTFFLPLKSGCRGSVAECSLLAGDDDTEFLMESESNRRILAGRSYISYGALRRNTVPCSRRGASYYNCRPGAQANPYSRGCSAITRCRR, encoded by the coding sequence atGGGGAGCTCCACAACCTTCTGTGCCTTCTTCCTCGTGTGTACGATCTTGTCCGTCCACGTGGCGCAATCCTCATCCTCCACCCTCGACCTGGACACCTTTTTCCTCCCTCTCAAATCCGGCTGCCGCGGATCCGTCGCCGAGTGCAGCCTCCTCGCCGGCGACGACGACACCGAGTTTCTGATGGAGTCGGAGAGCAACCGGCGCATTCTAGCAGGAAGGAGCTACATAAGCTACGGTGCGCTGAGAAGGAACACTGTCCCTTGCTCCCGACGTGGCGCCTCCTACTACAATTGCCGCCCTGGCGCTCAGGCCAACCCCTACAGCCGTGGATGCAGTGCTATCACCCGATGCAGGCGTTGA